In the Desulfonauticus submarinus genome, TATAAGGCACTATACCTTGCTTTCTAGAAAAAATTTTGGAGTAGATAGCAACTTTTATCCTCTGGGTTCTTGTACAATGAAATATAATCCTAAATTTATGGAAGAAATTGCCAATTTACCTGGATTTACAGATTTACACCCTTTAATTCCTCAACTCAAAACCGCAGGACTTTATACCCAAGGAGCATTAGAAGTACTTTATGAAACAGAGCAACTTTTATGTGAAATTACAGGAATGGATGCATTTACCTTACAACCTCTTGCAGGAGCCCACGGAGAACTTACTGGTGTAATGTTAATTGCCGCCTATCACAAACACAAAGGAAATAAGAAAACAAAAATAATTGTTCCAGATTCTGCCCATGGTACAAACCCAGCCTCAGCAGCAATTGCAGGATATAAGGTAGTGAGTATAAAATCTAAAAATGGCATCATTGATCCTAAAGCACTTAAAGAGGTCTTAGATGAAGAAGTGGCAGGCATTATGATGACCTGCCCAAATACTTTAGGGCTTTTCGAGACACATTTAGCTGAAATTGTCGAATTAATTCACTCTGTAGATGGACTACTTTACTATGATGGCGCTAACCTAAACGCTATTATGGGCAAAATGAAAGTAGGAGAAGTTGGTTTTGATGTTGTTCATCTCAACCTACACAAAACCTTTGCTACCCCTCATGGAGGAGGAGGACCTGGCTCAGGTCCTGTAGGAGTTAATAAAAAACTAGAACCTTTTTTGCCTATTTCCAGGGTTGTGAAACTAGAAGATGGACAATTTTATTTAAAATATGACTATCCTCTTTCTATAGGCTATGTGGCTCCTTTTTATGGTAATTTTGGAGTAATCTTAAAAGCATATGCCTATATTTTACGTTTAGGTAGAGAAGGACTTACTAGAGTATCTGAACATGCAGTTTTAGCAGCAAATTATTTACGCAAAAAATTAGAAAACTATCTAGAAATCCCCTACAATCGCACCTGTATGCATGAATTTGTTGCTTCAGCAGTAAAACAAGCCAAAAAAGGTGTCCGAGCTTTAGATATTGCTAAGGCTCTTTTGGATAAAGGACATCATGCACCAACTATTTATTTCCCCCTAATAGTAAAAGAATGTCTTATGATAGAGCCAACAGAAACAGAGAGCAAAGAAACACTAGATAAATTTGTAGATGACTTAATAGAAATTTTAGAAACCGCAGATCAACGGCCAGAATTATTACTTCAAGCGCCTAGTTATACTCCTGTTAACCGTTTAGATGAAGTTAAAGCCGCAAGACAAATGGAGTTAGTAGAACCATGTACGATGTAGTAATTATAGGAGCAGGTCCAGGAGGCTATCAAGCAGCCTTAGAGGCAGGAAAACAAGATTTAAAAACCGCTCTTATTGAAGAAAAAAAATTAGGCGGAACATGTTTAAATGTTGGCTGTATTCCTACTAAGTTATTTTTAGGTGCAACAGAGCCTATAGAAGAAATAAAATCCTTAACTCGTATTCGTTTGGGAAAAGGACATTTTGATTTATCCGTATCTGCTCTTTTAAAGCGAAAAAAAAATCTTATCTCTGCTACTCAAAAAGCTATTGCCCAAACTTTAAAAAAATTTAATATAGATATTTTTCAAGATAAAGGTATCTTTGAGAACAAAACAACTTTAAAACTACAAAAACAAAATATATCTCTCTCTTTTAAAAATGCCATTATTGCTACTGGAACATCAGAAAGAGTTATTCCTGGACTAGAGTTTGACGGTAATCTAATCTTATCTTCTTCCCAGATCTTAGAGTTAGAAGACATTCCTCCAACTCTGGCTATTATTGGCAGTGGACCAATTGGATTAGAACTTGGACAATATTTTAGTCGTCTTGGTTCAAAGATAATGCTTATAGAAGCCTTAGATAGACCAGCTCCTTTAGAAGATCCAGATATAAGTAAAGAAATTTTTAAACATTTAAAAAAAGAAAAATGGGAGTTATATTTTAAAAGTAAAGTAAAAAAAATTACTATTAAAGATAAAAGAGTATTTATACATTTAGAAAATGAAATTATTGAAGCTGATAAATGCCTTGTAGCCATTGGAAGACTTCCTAACACAAAAAACATTGGACTAGAAAAAATAGACATTGCTACTAATAAAGGCTTTATTCCTGTGGATAATTACTTAAAAGCAAGTAAGAATATTTTTGCTATTGGAGATGTAAATGGTAAGGCTATGCTTGCCCATGCAGCTGCAGACCAAGGAGAATATGTAATAAGGCTCATTGCAAACAAGGAAAACTCTCCTTACTTTCCCAAAACAATTCCCAGTTGCATTTATGGCTTTCCAGAAGTGATAAGTGTGGGTAAAAAAGAACTAGACCTTAAGGGACAAGAATATAATATAACTAAAGTTCCTCTTATTTCTAATCCTATTGCCCAGGCACATGGTTTAGGAAATGGTTTTATTAAAGTTATTTGGCAAAAAAAACAAGTGGTAGGCATAAGCGCAGTAGGATTTAGAGTATCTCATTTAATTACTTTGGCCACAATTATAGTAAACCAAAAATGGACTAAAGCCCAAGTAAGAGAGCATATTTTTGCTCATCCAACACTAGATGAAAGTCTAAAAGAAGCACTTTTACAATGATAAAAGGTAATTAGACAAAATCATAAATTCATGAAATATAATCTAGATAAAACAAAAGTATTGTTGCAATGAAAAGAGGACCTTTTAGAAACAAAAAGGATATTGTTTTAGCTTCTAAATCTCCAAGACGCCAAGAGCTTTTATCTCTTTTGGGAATTTGTTTTTATGTCCACCCTAGTAAGTTTAAGGAACCTAAACCTTTTAACATCTCTCCAAGTGATTACGCTCTCCTTTTGGCGAAAAAAAAAGCTGAAGAGGTTGCCCATACATTTCCACAAGCAGCAGTGCTAGGGGCAGATACCATTGTAGTAATAGGAGATAAAATTTTAGGTAAACCCAAAAATCAATCACAAGCCTTAGAATACCTTACCCTCTTACGAGGAAAAATTCATACAGTAATCACAGCAGTAGCCTTAATAGAAAAAAATACAGCTCATACTTTTTTTGTTCAAAGCAAAGTTAAAATAGCTAACTTTTCTTCATCTGTCTTAAAAAATTATATTGCAACACAAGAACCTTTGGACAAGGCAGGAGCTTATGCTGTTCAAGGTATAGGAGGTTTTTTAGTAGAAGAAATACAAGGCTCTTATACCAATGTAATTGGACTTCCTCTTACTGAAACAACAAAATTGTTAATAGAAAAACAAATTATTGTTCTCAACCAATAATACTTAAAAAATTCTATCATTTAAAAGATAAATACACCAATTTGCGAAATTTTTTCACTGATATATTCTGATATATTTTCATTAGATATAATAGACTATTTATTAAACCTTTTTTTAAATCTCTGCTATTTCATGTGTTAACTTCAATGGCTTAATCTCTTTTAATACACTTCTTTCTTTCTTTATTGCTCGGTAAAGATCCCATCTAAGCTGTAAGTTAAGCCAAAAATCTTCAGATGTACCCAAAAATTTAGCCAATCTTAGAGCAGTACTAGGTGTAATACCTCTTTTTCCATTTATAATTTCATTTATCCTTTGATATGGCACTTTTATGCCTTTAGAAAGCTCTTTTTGAGTTATACCCATAGGCTTCAAAAACTCTTCCAAAAGCATCTCTCCTGGATGAGTAGGTTCCCTATGCGTTGGTATTCTTACCATTTTTTACCCCTTGTGATAATCTATTATTTCTACTTCTGATGGCCCTTTGTCCTCCCATA is a window encoding:
- a CDS encoding Maf family protein, which gives rise to MKRGPFRNKKDIVLASKSPRRQELLSLLGICFYVHPSKFKEPKPFNISPSDYALLLAKKKAEEVAHTFPQAAVLGADTIVVIGDKILGKPKNQSQALEYLTLLRGKIHTVITAVALIEKNTAHTFFVQSKVKIANFSSSVLKNYIATQEPLDKAGAYAVQGIGGFLVEEIQGSYTNVIGLPLTETTKLLIEKQIIVLNQ
- the gcvPB gene encoding aminomethyl-transferring glycine dehydrogenase subunit GcvPB, yielding MQTIFDKSISGRKGVWPDKPKTSVTDHISSTLLRKQKPLLPEVSELDVIRHYTLLSRKNFGVDSNFYPLGSCTMKYNPKFMEEIANLPGFTDLHPLIPQLKTAGLYTQGALEVLYETEQLLCEITGMDAFTLQPLAGAHGELTGVMLIAAYHKHKGNKKTKIIVPDSAHGTNPASAAIAGYKVVSIKSKNGIIDPKALKEVLDEEVAGIMMTCPNTLGLFETHLAEIVELIHSVDGLLYYDGANLNAIMGKMKVGEVGFDVVHLNLHKTFATPHGGGGPGSGPVGVNKKLEPFLPISRVVKLEDGQFYLKYDYPLSIGYVAPFYGNFGVILKAYAYILRLGREGLTRVSEHAVLAANYLRKKLENYLEIPYNRTCMHEFVASAVKQAKKGVRALDIAKALLDKGHHAPTIYFPLIVKECLMIEPTETESKETLDKFVDDLIEILETADQRPELLLQAPSYTPVNRLDEVKAARQMELVEPCTM
- the lpdA gene encoding dihydrolipoyl dehydrogenase translates to MYDVVIIGAGPGGYQAALEAGKQDLKTALIEEKKLGGTCLNVGCIPTKLFLGATEPIEEIKSLTRIRLGKGHFDLSVSALLKRKKNLISATQKAIAQTLKKFNIDIFQDKGIFENKTTLKLQKQNISLSFKNAIIATGTSERVIPGLEFDGNLILSSSQILELEDIPPTLAIIGSGPIGLELGQYFSRLGSKIMLIEALDRPAPLEDPDISKEIFKHLKKEKWELYFKSKVKKITIKDKRVFIHLENEIIEADKCLVAIGRLPNTKNIGLEKIDIATNKGFIPVDNYLKASKNIFAIGDVNGKAMLAHAAADQGEYVIRLIANKENSPYFPKTIPSCIYGFPEVISVGKKELDLKGQEYNITKVPLISNPIAQAHGLGNGFIKVIWQKKQVVGISAVGFRVSHLITLATIIVNQKWTKAQVREHIFAHPTLDESLKEALLQ
- a CDS encoding HigA family addiction module antitoxin is translated as MVRIPTHREPTHPGEMLLEEFLKPMGITQKELSKGIKVPYQRINEIINGKRGITPSTALRLAKFLGTSEDFWLNLQLRWDLYRAIKKERSVLKEIKPLKLTHEIAEI